In one window of Dissulfurirhabdus thermomarina DNA:
- a CDS encoding FeoA family protein, which translates to MTLDDLRTGEKGRVVRLEATGPFKKRLLEMGFVAGAEVEVIRYAPLKDPVEFRVKGYHVSLRHEEAARIVVEPA; encoded by the coding sequence ATGACATTGGACGATCTCCGGACCGGGGAGAAGGGGAGGGTGGTTCGCCTCGAGGCCACGGGGCCGTTCAAGAAGCGGCTGCTCGAGATGGGGTTCGTGGCCGGCGCCGAGGTGGAGGTCATCCGCTACGCCCCCCTCAAGGACCCGGTGGAGTTCCGGGTGAAGGGCTACCACGTCAGCCTTCGCCACGAGGAGGCGGCCCGCATCGTGGTGGAACCGGCCTGA
- the hemW gene encoding radical SAM family heme chaperone HemW, with protein MAGLYVHVPFCATKCPYCDFVSAPASGRVKARYLEALRAEARRMAEAPEVRRLTFSTLYVGGGTPTTLPADALADLVRELLAAFTWGDAPEVTVEANPESTTREGLARLKAAGVNRVSIGLQGMSDRALRVLGRPHDASQGRAAVAAAAGAGLRVGVDLIFGWPGQDPAEWMAALEAVVELGPEHVSAYELSVEAGTPLAAAVQAGRLRLPGQALRSRLTDLAEDILEAHGYRQYEISNFARPGGACRHNLNYWDEGPYLGLGAAAASFLPPARVRNVPDTLAYIDRVLRGEDPREEREELDPEARFREAVVLALRTRDGIDPERFRRRWGLDPAAYYGRRLVRLVEAGLLEADAAGIRLTRRGRRLANQVWMELV; from the coding sequence ATGGCCGGCCTCTACGTCCACGTCCCCTTCTGCGCCACGAAGTGCCCCTACTGCGACTTCGTCTCCGCGCCGGCGTCCGGCCGGGTGAAGGCGCGCTACCTCGAGGCGCTGCGGGCGGAGGCCCGGCGGATGGCCGAGGCGCCGGAGGTGCGGCGGCTGACCTTCTCCACGCTCTACGTGGGGGGCGGGACCCCCACCACCCTCCCCGCCGATGCCCTGGCGGACCTGGTGCGGGAACTGCTTGCCGCCTTCACGTGGGGTGACGCCCCCGAGGTCACCGTGGAGGCCAACCCGGAGTCCACCACCCGGGAAGGCCTCGCCCGCCTCAAGGCCGCCGGCGTCAACCGCGTGAGTATCGGCCTCCAGGGGATGTCCGACCGGGCCCTCCGCGTCCTCGGCCGCCCCCACGACGCGAGCCAGGGCCGGGCCGCCGTGGCGGCCGCCGCCGGGGCTGGCCTCCGGGTGGGGGTGGACCTCATCTTCGGATGGCCGGGGCAGGACCCCGCGGAATGGATGGCCGCGCTCGAGGCGGTGGTGGAGCTGGGGCCGGAACACGTCTCGGCCTACGAGCTGTCGGTGGAGGCCGGGACGCCGCTGGCGGCCGCGGTCCAGGCCGGGCGGCTCCGCCTGCCGGGGCAGGCCCTCCGGAGCCGGCTCACGGACCTGGCGGAAGACATCCTCGAGGCCCACGGCTACCGGCAGTACGAGATCTCGAACTTCGCCCGGCCCGGCGGGGCCTGCCGCCACAACCTGAACTACTGGGACGAAGGCCCCTACCTCGGCCTCGGCGCCGCCGCCGCCTCCTTCCTTCCGCCGGCCCGCGTCCGGAACGTCCCGGACACCCTGGCCTACATCGACCGGGTCCTCCGGGGTGAAGACCCCCGGGAGGAACGGGAGGAACTCGACCCGGAGGCCCGGTTCCGCGAGGCGGTGGTCCTTGCCCTCCGGACCCGGGACGGCATCGACCCGGAACGCTTCCGGCGGCGCTGGGGCCTGGACCCGGCGGCCTACTACGGGCGGCGGTTGGTGCGGCTCGTGGAGGCCGGGCTCCTCGAGGCGGACGCCGCCGGGATCCGCCTCACCCGGCGCGGCCGGCGGCTCGCCAACCAGGTCTGGATGGAGCTGGTCTGA
- a CDS encoding hybrid sensor histidine kinase/response regulator, with protein sequence MGDHKAKILVIDDDSGMRQSLEMLLSYLGYQVATAESCRGGIELLTRTTFDVVVTDIVTEDGLGFEVMDYVNEHCPRTRVVAMTGFSSVDSVIEALRHGAYDYVAKPFDFDLLHHSIKRALEHLRLQEEVRRSTERYQALVDDLNDGYFVVSGGRLVYANSTFGDLMGRRPETMLGTPFLDLVAPADRDRMRAFMASLTSGEDRSVLEDVVFAPGGDREVTVELKMSRARTGAGREEGLIGICRDVSERRALWEKLVRSEKLALLGEMVAGIAHELNNKLTPVLAYADMLAGQRLDEETARRIGIVRDCALGVRSIVESLLLFSRQEKPRKTMVNLNDVVRTTCELVECSFSGSDVHLDMDLDADLPAVLLDRQQIEQVILNITKNAYEALPGGGRVRIETRREADRIRVSVTDDGPGIPPEVQAHIFDPFFTTKERERGTGLGLSICHGIVRSHQGEIEVASGAGGTTFSLYFPVVREEEAAAPAAGEVPPPPRREDGRRVRILVVDDEPPIAQLLGELLMEFYDVTLAGNGREALAHLSRTPFDLIISDIKMPALDGIELYRRLEQDRPEYLDRIIYATGVTFDDRTRAFLQETGVPCLNKPFKADQILEMVHRHLAPETGKAVPSSFSARLAACGAGNARSG encoded by the coding sequence ATGGGTGATCACAAGGCCAAGATCCTCGTCATCGACGACGACAGCGGCATGCGCCAGAGCCTCGAGATGCTGCTCTCCTACCTGGGCTACCAGGTGGCCACGGCGGAAAGCTGCCGGGGGGGCATCGAGCTGCTCACCCGCACGACCTTCGACGTGGTGGTCACGGACATCGTCACGGAGGACGGGCTGGGTTTCGAGGTCATGGACTACGTCAACGAGCACTGCCCGAGGACCCGCGTGGTGGCCATGACGGGGTTCTCCTCCGTGGACTCCGTCATCGAGGCCCTCCGCCACGGGGCCTACGACTACGTGGCCAAGCCCTTCGACTTCGACCTTCTGCACCACTCCATCAAGCGGGCACTGGAGCACCTTCGCCTCCAGGAGGAGGTGCGGCGGTCCACCGAACGGTACCAGGCATTGGTGGACGACCTGAACGACGGCTACTTCGTGGTGAGCGGGGGCCGGCTCGTCTATGCCAACTCCACCTTCGGCGACCTCATGGGGCGGCGGCCGGAGACCATGCTGGGGACGCCCTTCCTCGACCTCGTGGCGCCTGCCGACCGGGACCGGATGCGGGCCTTCATGGCCAGCCTCACCAGCGGCGAGGACCGTTCCGTTCTGGAGGACGTGGTCTTCGCCCCCGGCGGCGACCGGGAGGTCACCGTGGAACTCAAGATGAGCCGGGCCCGGACGGGTGCCGGCCGGGAGGAAGGGCTCATCGGCATCTGCCGGGACGTGAGCGAACGACGGGCGCTCTGGGAGAAGCTGGTCCGGTCGGAGAAGCTCGCGCTCCTCGGCGAGATGGTGGCGGGCATCGCCCACGAGCTCAACAACAAGCTGACGCCGGTCCTCGCCTATGCCGACATGCTGGCGGGCCAGCGCCTCGACGAGGAGACCGCCCGCCGGATCGGCATCGTGCGCGACTGCGCCCTCGGCGTCCGGAGCATCGTGGAGTCACTGCTCCTTTTCTCGCGGCAGGAGAAGCCCCGGAAGACCATGGTGAACCTCAACGACGTGGTGCGGACCACCTGCGAGCTGGTGGAGTGTTCCTTCAGCGGTTCCGACGTGCACCTCGACATGGACCTCGACGCGGACCTGCCCGCCGTCCTCCTGGACCGCCAGCAGATCGAGCAGGTGATCCTCAACATCACCAAGAACGCCTACGAGGCCCTTCCGGGCGGCGGCCGCGTCCGGATCGAGACCCGCCGGGAGGCCGACCGGATCCGGGTGTCGGTCACCGACGACGGCCCCGGGATCCCGCCGGAGGTCCAGGCCCACATCTTCGATCCCTTCTTCACCACCAAGGAGCGGGAACGGGGCACCGGCCTCGGACTCAGCATCTGCCATGGGATCGTCCGGTCCCACCAGGGCGAGATCGAGGTCGCGAGCGGTGCCGGCGGCACCACGTTTTCGTTGTATTTTCCGGTGGTCCGGGAGGAGGAGGCGGCGGCCCCGGCCGCCGGGGAGGTGCCGCCGCCGCCCCGGCGGGAGGACGGTCGCCGGGTCCGGATCCTGGTGGTGGACGACGAGCCTCCCATCGCCCAGCTGCTCGGGGAGCTCCTCATGGAGTTCTACGACGTGACCCTGGCAGGCAACGGCCGGGAGGCCTTGGCCCACCTCTCCCGGACGCCCTTCGACCTCATCATCTCCGACATCAAGATGCCGGCCCTGGACGGCATCGAGCTCTACCGGCGCCTGGAACAGGACCGGCCCGAGTACCTCGACCGGATCATCTACGCCACCGGGGTCACCTTCGACGACCGGACCCGGGCCTTCCTCCAGGAGACCGGGGTCCCCTGCCTCAACAAGCCCTTCAAGGCCGACCAGATCCTGGAGATGGTGCACCGGCACCTGGCCCCGGAGACCGGGAAGGCGGTGCCGTCTTCGTTTTCGGCGCGGCTGGCGGCCTGCGGCGCCGGAAACGCTCGATCTGGCTGA
- a CDS encoding rhomboid family intramembrane serine protease — translation MIPIQDSTPRHCPPVATWTLIGVNLTIFLFETWIPEPLLQRLFYLFGVVPARFVHPDWAAWNGFPADSLWPFVTALFLHGGWIHVLANMWTLWIFGDNVEDAMGPWRFLAFYLACGIAADLAQIVANPEATVPMVGASGAIAGVMGAYYVLYPRARIVLLVPVFFLPFFFEVSAFFYLAFWFFEQVFSGSLSLGARAVGGVAWWAHIGGFLCGVFLHRPFLAVRRRCGPGRDPYRPLGFSRYSERY, via the coding sequence GTGATCCCCATCCAGGACAGCACCCCGCGGCACTGTCCTCCCGTGGCCACCTGGACGCTCATCGGCGTCAACCTCACCATCTTCCTCTTCGAGACCTGGATCCCGGAGCCCCTCCTCCAGCGGCTCTTCTACCTCTTCGGCGTGGTCCCGGCCCGGTTCGTGCACCCCGACTGGGCGGCCTGGAACGGGTTCCCGGCGGATTCCCTCTGGCCTTTCGTGACGGCGCTCTTCCTCCACGGGGGATGGATCCACGTCCTGGCCAACATGTGGACCCTCTGGATCTTCGGCGACAACGTGGAGGACGCCATGGGCCCCTGGCGCTTCCTCGCCTTCTACCTCGCCTGCGGCATCGCGGCGGACCTCGCCCAGATCGTCGCCAACCCGGAGGCCACCGTCCCCATGGTGGGGGCCTCGGGCGCCATCGCGGGGGTCATGGGGGCCTACTACGTCCTCTATCCCAGGGCCCGGATCGTCCTCCTGGTGCCCGTCTTTTTCCTGCCCTTCTTCTTCGAGGTCTCCGCCTTCTTCTACCTGGCGTTCTGGTTCTTCGAGCAGGTCTTCAGCGGGAGTCTCTCCCTCGGGGCCCGGGCGGTGGGCGGCGTGGCCTGGTGGGCCCACATCGGTGGCTTCCTCTGCGGGGTCTTCCTGCACCGGCCCTTCCTGGCCGTGAGACGCCGGTGCGGCCCCGGCCGGGATCCCTACCGGCCCCTGGGGTTTTCCCGTTACTCGGAGCGGTATTGA
- the fusA gene encoding elongation factor G: MDAERIRNLALVSTTGAGKTSLAEAMLFSAKAVSRLGSVDEGTATLDFEAEETKRKLSITTAFHPLQWRKTTVQLMDTPGEDNFVGETKVALRVADSVVFVVDAVDPVKPQTLKVWSMVRERGLPAVFFVNRMDRERASFDAAVETLKEALELRLVPVAVPIGAAESFRGLVDLVRMKAFLAKDDGTVEAAEIPAEMAETVQELRGNLVEYAAESDDGLLEKFLEGEDLTPEEIVQGLRAGISGGGFVPVCCGAAVRNIGASTLLDLVVDFLPSPVDRGPVTGRDPKTGEEVTREPTAEAPFSALVFKTITDPYAGRLSVLRIFSGTLRPDGNLLNPNSGATERYGQVLSLEGASQKPVEAAGPGQVVALAKLKETATGHTLCAPEAPIRLEFVELPTPVLSYAIKPKSRGDEEKIAQALSRLQEEDLTLKVRRNPQTRELIISGMGQIHIDTLVERMARKFGVQVALSEPRIPYLETISTTKKGVIYRHKKQTGGAGQFAEVHFDISPLPRGRGFEFEEALVGMNVPRNFVPAVEKGLHEAMESGPLAGYPVVDVKVRFYDGKSHEVDSSEMAFKIAAIQCFKKGVLEARPKLLEPIVKMTITVPDDAVGDIIGDLNGRRGKVMGMKPGHGFQVVEALVPLAEVQKYALDLNRSPPAGAPSPWSPPTTRRCRPTWPRRSSRRPRRPRKRADLYRAGVLTVSDSAAAGTADDRGGPLLCGLLREAGLEVAEHRVVPDEAPAISAQLVDWCDRLRLDLVVTTGGTGLSPRDVTPEATRPLLEREIPGIAEAMRAAGLRATPRSMLSRAVAGVRGRTLVVNLPGSPGAIRDGMAVLAPVLEHAIAKIQGDPSPCTPRGVSPVGRGPSAEEAP; encoded by the coding sequence ATGGACGCAGAGCGGATCCGGAACCTGGCCCTGGTTTCCACCACCGGCGCCGGGAAGACTTCCCTGGCGGAGGCCATGCTCTTTTCCGCCAAGGCGGTCTCCCGCCTCGGGAGCGTGGACGAGGGCACGGCCACCCTGGACTTCGAGGCGGAGGAGACCAAGCGGAAGCTCTCCATCACCACGGCCTTCCATCCGCTCCAGTGGCGGAAGACCACCGTCCAGCTCATGGACACCCCCGGCGAGGACAACTTCGTCGGCGAGACGAAGGTGGCGCTCCGGGTGGCCGACAGCGTGGTCTTCGTGGTGGATGCGGTGGATCCCGTCAAGCCCCAGACCCTCAAGGTCTGGTCCATGGTCCGGGAGCGGGGTCTCCCGGCGGTCTTCTTCGTGAACCGGATGGACCGGGAGCGGGCGTCCTTCGACGCCGCGGTGGAGACCTTGAAGGAGGCCCTGGAACTCCGGCTCGTCCCGGTGGCGGTCCCCATCGGGGCCGCCGAGTCCTTCCGCGGCCTCGTGGACCTCGTCCGGATGAAGGCCTTCCTGGCCAAGGACGACGGCACGGTGGAGGCGGCGGAGATCCCCGCCGAGATGGCCGAGACCGTCCAGGAACTCCGAGGGAACCTGGTGGAATACGCGGCGGAGTCCGACGACGGCCTCCTCGAGAAGTTCCTGGAGGGCGAGGACCTCACCCCGGAGGAGATCGTCCAGGGCCTGCGGGCTGGCATCTCGGGCGGGGGCTTCGTCCCCGTCTGTTGCGGGGCGGCCGTCCGGAACATCGGGGCCTCGACCCTGCTGGACCTGGTGGTGGACTTTCTCCCCTCGCCCGTGGACCGCGGCCCCGTCACCGGCCGGGACCCGAAGACCGGCGAGGAGGTCACCCGGGAGCCCACGGCGGAGGCCCCCTTCTCCGCCCTGGTCTTCAAGACCATCACGGATCCCTACGCCGGGCGCCTGTCGGTGCTCCGGATCTTCTCCGGCACCCTCCGACCCGACGGGAACCTGCTGAACCCCAACTCCGGCGCCACCGAGCGCTACGGCCAGGTCCTCTCCCTGGAGGGGGCCTCCCAGAAGCCCGTGGAGGCGGCGGGGCCCGGGCAGGTGGTGGCGCTCGCCAAGCTCAAGGAGACGGCCACGGGGCACACCCTGTGCGCGCCGGAGGCCCCCATCCGCCTCGAGTTCGTGGAACTTCCCACCCCGGTGCTCTCCTACGCCATAAAACCCAAGAGCCGGGGCGACGAGGAGAAGATCGCCCAGGCCCTCTCCCGCCTCCAGGAGGAGGACCTCACCCTGAAGGTCCGGCGCAACCCCCAGACCCGGGAACTGATCATCTCCGGCATGGGGCAGATCCACATCGACACCCTCGTGGAGCGGATGGCCCGCAAGTTCGGGGTCCAGGTGGCCTTGTCCGAGCCTCGGATCCCCTATCTCGAGACCATCTCCACCACCAAGAAGGGCGTGATCTACCGCCACAAGAAGCAGACCGGCGGGGCCGGCCAGTTCGCCGAGGTGCACTTCGACATCTCGCCCCTGCCCCGGGGCCGCGGTTTCGAGTTCGAGGAGGCGCTGGTGGGGATGAACGTTCCCCGGAACTTCGTCCCGGCGGTGGAGAAGGGGCTCCACGAGGCCATGGAGAGCGGCCCCCTGGCGGGTTACCCCGTGGTGGACGTCAAGGTCCGCTTCTACGACGGCAAGTCCCACGAGGTGGACTCTTCCGAGATGGCCTTCAAGATCGCGGCCATCCAGTGTTTCAAGAAGGGGGTCCTGGAGGCCAGGCCGAAGCTCCTCGAGCCCATCGTCAAGATGACCATCACCGTACCGGACGACGCCGTGGGCGACATCATCGGCGACCTGAACGGCCGCCGCGGCAAGGTCATGGGCATGAAGCCCGGCCACGGGTTCCAGGTGGTGGAGGCCCTGGTGCCCCTGGCCGAGGTCCAGAAGTACGCCCTCGACCTCAATCGCTCACCGCCGGCCGGGGCACCTTCACCATGGAGCCCGCCCACTACGAGGCGGTGCCGCCCAACCTGGCCGAGAAGATCGTCGCGGCGGCCAAGGCGGCCAAGGAAGAGGGCTGACTTGTACCGGGCGGGGGTGCTCACGGTGAGCGACAGCGCCGCCGCAGGTACGGCGGACGACCGCGGCGGCCCCCTGCTCTGCGGGCTGCTCCGGGAGGCCGGGCTGGAGGTGGCCGAGCACCGGGTCGTCCCCGACGAGGCGCCGGCCATATCTGCCCAGCTCGTGGACTGGTGCGACCGGCTTCGCCTCGACCTCGTGGTGACCACGGGGGGGACGGGGCTTTCGCCCCGGGACGTCACCCCGGAGGCCACCCGGCCCCTCCTCGAGCGGGAGATCCCCGGCATCGCCGAGGCCATGCGGGCGGCCGGCCTCCGGGCCACGCCCCGGTCCATGCTCTCCCGGGCGGTGGCCGGCGTCCGGGGCCGGACGCTGGTGGTGAACCTCCCCGGAAGCCCCGGGGCGATCCGGGACGGGATGGCCGTCCTCGCCCCCGTGCTCGAACACGCCATCGCCAAGATCCAGGGCGATCCCTCGCCCTGCACCCCCCGAGGGGTCTCCCCCGTGGGGCGGGGGCCGTCGGCCGAGGAAGCGCCGTGA
- a CDS encoding HPr family phosphocarrier protein translates to MTISNRLGLHARPAARFARMASGFRSRVWLVRDGEAVDGKSILEVLTLACPKGTRLIIRASGPDAQLAVDTLCQLVTDSFGELD, encoded by the coding sequence GTGACCATATCCAACCGCCTGGGGCTCCATGCCCGTCCCGCCGCCCGGTTCGCCCGCATGGCCAGCGGGTTCCGTTCCCGGGTCTGGCTGGTCCGGGACGGAGAGGCGGTGGACGGAAAGAGCATCCTCGAGGTCCTCACCCTGGCCTGTCCCAAGGGCACCCGGCTGATCATCCGGGCCTCGGGGCCCGATGCGCAGCTCGCCGTGGACACCCTGTGCCAGCTGGTCACCGACAGCTTCGGAGAACTGGATTGA
- the ptsP gene encoding phosphoenolpyruvate--protein phosphotransferase gives MAHPPENHRPTVLKGIGVSPGIVLGPVFHLNRDRLRYPRRRIEPAEVAPEQARFEDAVARAAANIEDLIQDLPEELREHSGILESQRLMLKDRMLYDRTLRIIEEEGVNAEWALEKALAHVRGLFRQIRDPYIRDRVEDVEYVSRQLLRLLTGQRETDIDEIDEPAIVVAHDLSPADTTRMRPDRILAFLTDVGSRTSHTAIMARSLGIPAVVGLENATGAIAPGEQVIVDGMTGEVIVGPDETMRRHFLERREKCIRQRLDFIHHSHLPAETRDGYRVKIKANIELLDEIPTVIEYGAEGIGLFRTEFLYLASRSLPSEDTLYRAYREVAERLAPYPVTIRTLDIGGDKFVSTVSLGDEINPALGLRATRLCLKEPKLFRTQLRAILRASVHGDVRILFPMISGHMEILAVKEHLEATREELRREGVPFRDDLPVGIMIEVPTAVTMADVLAREVDFFSIGTNDLIQYALAIDRVNEHVAHLYEPLHPGVLRLIRQATEAAHQAGIEVAMCGEMAGEATYVPVLLGMGLDELSMNALAIPRVKRMIRLSDQEACRRLAGDLLAASTAREVRERLADFLDQHYPGDFEAATDLYTALRAEDTAASTA, from the coding sequence ATGGCCCACCCCCCGGAAAACCACCGGCCCACCGTCCTGAAGGGCATCGGCGTCTCGCCGGGGATCGTCCTGGGCCCCGTCTTCCATCTGAACCGGGACCGCCTCCGGTACCCGCGGCGGCGCATCGAGCCCGCGGAGGTCGCCCCCGAGCAGGCCCGCTTCGAGGACGCCGTCGCCCGGGCCGCCGCCAACATCGAGGACCTCATCCAGGACCTGCCCGAGGAGCTCCGGGAACACTCCGGGATCCTCGAGTCCCAGCGGCTCATGCTCAAGGACCGGATGCTCTACGACCGGACGCTCCGGATCATCGAGGAGGAGGGGGTCAACGCCGAGTGGGCCCTGGAGAAGGCCCTGGCACACGTCCGGGGCCTCTTCCGCCAGATCCGAGACCCCTACATCCGCGACCGGGTGGAAGACGTGGAATACGTCAGCCGCCAGCTCCTGCGCCTCCTGACCGGGCAGCGCGAGACGGACATCGACGAGATCGACGAGCCCGCCATCGTGGTGGCCCACGACCTCTCCCCGGCCGATACCACGCGGATGCGTCCCGACCGGATCCTGGCCTTTCTCACCGACGTTGGCAGCCGCACCTCCCACACGGCCATCATGGCCCGGTCCCTGGGCATCCCCGCCGTGGTGGGCCTCGAGAACGCCACCGGGGCCATCGCCCCCGGCGAGCAGGTCATCGTGGACGGGATGACCGGCGAGGTCATCGTGGGCCCCGACGAGACCATGCGCCGCCACTTCCTCGAGCGGCGGGAAAAGTGCATCCGGCAACGGCTCGATTTCATCCACCACAGCCACCTCCCGGCGGAGACCCGGGACGGCTACCGGGTCAAGATCAAGGCCAACATCGAGCTCCTGGACGAGATCCCCACGGTGATCGAGTACGGGGCCGAGGGGATCGGACTCTTCCGAACCGAGTTCCTCTACCTGGCCAGCCGGTCTCTCCCCTCCGAGGACACCCTCTACCGGGCCTACCGGGAGGTGGCCGAGCGCCTGGCCCCCTACCCCGTCACCATCCGGACCCTGGACATCGGGGGCGACAAGTTCGTCTCCACCGTCTCGCTGGGCGACGAGATCAACCCCGCCCTGGGGCTCCGGGCCACCCGGCTCTGCCTCAAGGAGCCGAAGCTCTTCCGCACCCAGCTCCGGGCCATCCTCCGGGCCAGCGTCCACGGCGACGTCCGGATCCTCTTCCCCATGATCTCGGGCCACATGGAGATCCTGGCCGTCAAGGAGCACCTCGAAGCCACCCGAGAGGAGCTGCGGCGGGAGGGGGTCCCCTTCCGGGACGACCTCCCGGTGGGCATCATGATCGAGGTCCCCACCGCGGTGACCATGGCCGACGTCCTGGCCCGCGAGGTGGACTTCTTCAGCATCGGCACCAATGACCTCATCCAGTACGCCCTGGCCATCGACCGGGTGAACGAACACGTGGCCCATCTCTACGAGCCCCTGCACCCCGGGGTGCTCCGCCTCATCCGCCAGGCCACCGAGGCCGCCCACCAGGCGGGCATCGAGGTGGCCATGTGCGGTGAGATGGCCGGCGAGGCCACCTACGTCCCGGTGCTGCTGGGCATGGGGCTCGACGAGCTCAGCATGAACGCCCTGGCCATCCCCCGGGTGAAGCGGATGATCCGCCTCTCCGACCAGGAGGCGTGCCGCCGCCTGGCGGGGGACCTGCTCGCGGCCTCCACGGCGAGGGAGGTCCGGGAACGGCTCGCGGACTTCCTCGACCAGCACTACCCGGGCGACTTCGAGGCCGCCACGGACCTCTACACCGCGCTTCGGGCGGAAGACACCGCGGCCTCCACGGCCTGA
- a CDS encoding porin, producing the protein MHIENTMKTAVLSLFAFLAGLSPWSPVSARAADDGEIRALKAQVRDLQERLGRLERDRAAAPSGAAKAYWKNGFRIEYTDPASGSSYKFRFRTGIQLRYTYAVPDDALADDVTDNDENYSSFVMRRLRFFVDGTAPSPDWRYFVHVQLEPQSAVNVHDAFVQWQKFRALRVQFGRMKIPFGMEYWQSGFRQNGTDRTIFTGDSEMDKDLFGNRLYDFPGDNARLRVSKHRDSCGFPTGGMLLYRSQGVVLNGDLDLLGRKDFIDYRVGVFNGRDTRAWSSQDADMLYVARIGINFLPGSDPKGPLGPSGFNNYFSQGDYGYNTRPLAALVIGGFHSTDRVKAYHQLDAATTNPKTWHDTRNYGFDTALLFRFRGLSLDLEAGWEEFVQDPGKGTTASSDQETWDRLAARINLGYFVIPKRLELVAKAAYFERIRDNDAAASLKSGLGLVTFEDGGEAVEDNLQQYVLGVNYYLHGFNQYVTADVAWGRREFTQVTAAEAAAFGVTPELSPGDQDDYRFRVMYQFLF; encoded by the coding sequence ATGCACATCGAAAACACCATGAAGACCGCCGTCCTGTCCCTTTTCGCGTTCCTCGCAGGCCTGAGTCCATGGTCCCCCGTGTCCGCCCGGGCGGCGGACGACGGGGAGATCCGGGCCTTGAAGGCCCAGGTCCGGGACCTCCAGGAACGCCTCGGCCGGCTCGAGCGCGACCGGGCCGCCGCGCCGTCCGGCGCCGCCAAGGCCTACTGGAAAAACGGCTTCCGCATCGAGTACACGGACCCCGCCTCCGGCAGCTCCTACAAGTTCCGCTTCCGGACGGGCATCCAGCTCCGCTACACCTACGCCGTCCCGGACGACGCCCTGGCGGACGACGTCACGGACAACGACGAGAACTACAGCTCCTTCGTGATGCGCCGGCTCCGGTTCTTCGTGGACGGCACCGCCCCCTCCCCGGACTGGCGCTACTTCGTCCACGTCCAGCTCGAGCCCCAGAGCGCCGTCAACGTCCACGACGCCTTCGTCCAGTGGCAGAAGTTCCGCGCCCTGCGGGTCCAGTTCGGGCGCATGAAGATCCCCTTCGGCATGGAGTACTGGCAGTCCGGGTTCCGCCAGAACGGCACGGACCGGACCATCTTCACCGGTGATTCCGAGATGGACAAGGACCTCTTCGGCAACCGCCTCTACGACTTCCCGGGGGACAACGCCCGGCTCCGGGTGAGCAAACACCGGGATTCCTGCGGCTTCCCCACCGGGGGGATGCTCCTCTACCGCTCCCAGGGCGTGGTCCTGAACGGCGACCTGGACCTCCTCGGCCGGAAGGACTTCATCGACTACCGCGTGGGCGTCTTCAACGGCCGAGACACCCGGGCCTGGTCCAGCCAGGACGCCGACATGCTCTACGTGGCCCGGATCGGGATCAACTTCCTGCCGGGGTCCGACCCCAAGGGCCCCCTGGGCCCGAGCGGGTTCAACAATTACTTCAGCCAGGGCGACTACGGCTACAACACCCGGCCCCTGGCGGCGCTGGTGATCGGGGGCTTCCACTCCACGGACCGCGTCAAGGCCTACCACCAGCTCGACGCCGCCACCACGAACCCGAAGACCTGGCACGACACCCGGAACTACGGATTCGACACCGCCCTGCTCTTCCGGTTCCGAGGCCTGTCCCTGGATCTCGAGGCCGGCTGGGAGGAGTTCGTGCAGGATCCCGGCAAGGGCACCACGGCCTCCAGCGACCAGGAGACCTGGGACCGCCTGGCCGCCCGGATCAACCTCGGCTACTTCGTGATTCCCAAGCGGCTGGAGCTGGTGGCCAAGGCCGCCTACTTCGAGCGGATCCGCGACAACGACGCCGCCGCCTCCCTGAAGAGCGGCCTCGGGCTCGTCACCTTCGAGGACGGGGGCGAGGCCGTGGAGGACAACCTCCAGCAGTACGTCCTGGGGGTGAACTACTACCTCCACGGGTTCAACCAGTACGTCACGGCGGACGTCGCCTGGGGCCGCCGCGAATTCACCCAGGTGACCGCGGCCGAGGCGGCGGCCTTCGGCGTCACCCCCGAGCTGAGCCCCGGGGACCAGGACGACTACCGCTTCCGGGTGATGTACCAGTTCCTCTTCTAG
- a CDS encoding DUF2493 domain-containing protein, translated as MAKVAVCGSRSIDSYELVRDVLDHLLVPGDVILSGNAPGADRLGERYGAEAGLEVKIIPSQWEKHGLKGTMMRNEVILRSADVVICFWDGKSEGTRHMLEIARRAHKLLAEIAPDGRLRLFRNPRQLH; from the coding sequence GTGGCGAAGGTAGCGGTATGCGGTTCGAGGAGCATCGATTCCTATGAACTGGTGCGGGACGTGCTCGACCACCTGCTCGTCCCGGGCGACGTGATCCTTTCCGGGAACGCCCCCGGCGCGGACCGCCTCGGGGAACGCTACGGCGCCGAGGCGGGCCTGGAGGTCAAGATCATCCCTTCCCAGTGGGAAAAACACGGTCTCAAGGGAACCATGATGCGCAACGAGGTCATCCTCCGCTCCGCCGACGTGGTGATCTGCTTCTGGGACGGCAAGAGCGAGGGCACCCGCCACATGCTGGAGATCGCCCGACGGGCCCACAAGCTCCTGGCGGAGATCGCCCCGGACGGCCGCCTCCGCCTCTTCCGGAACCCGCGGCAGCTGCACTGA